TGTTGGCTGCTCTATCACTTGGAGAAGGAACCTTCTGGATTGCTTATGCTTCACTGTGCTGTCTTCTCCAACAGATAACCCCATGAGGATCAGGGCTTGTGAAAGTGAGGCAATTATGTATTACGTAAACCAAGATTCTTCAAGGTGGGAAAGGAGAGTCTGAGAGAGAGTATGGTGGAACTCTATAAACTCAAATGGGACATGGAGTCACTACTTCTCATAACATGGAAGAAAGGGGCATCAAATGATATTTTTAGGTTTAAGACAAAGATGAAGGCAACAAGCTCTGCTCCTGGACAAAGAAGTTTCTCCCTTTACAGAACCTGTTTCCACAGGATGTTGGGGAGTATAGAAGCACCATAAATGGTTTTAGAAGCAAGTCAACAACTTTGTGGAAGACAAATCATCTGAAACACTGAGCTACCCCTCAGATGAGGAAGACCCTAGACCAGAAGTGGCTGTCCTCCCTGCTGGCTATGAGCAGAGCTAGGACACCAGATGGATAAGCTTTGCAGCCAAACCTGTTTTTGACACTGCATCAAACAGACAATTTTTAGAAGTAGATTAGAAGAAACCCCATCACCCTGCAGAGAAGTGCACAAGGACAGCTTTGCTTTCTTATGGGACTATAATCACCCTATTAGCATTAGTAGCATTTCTTGCTCCAGGACAAGTTACACTGTTTGCTATTATAAAGCTTAAAATAAAGATTAAGAAAAAGAGTCCATTCTTATATTCTGTTTCCATGTATTTTTATGTTCTGTGTTAGCTGAGGACAAAGCTGCAGTTTGACAAGCCCTACGCCAACACTGctgccaaaagcagcagctctgccctctcaTACCACTGGAAAGGACAAATGGGGGGGGACAAAGGGGGGAGTGCAAAATTAGCTTTCAGAGCTGAGAAAATGAGGATTCTCCTTTTCATTCTTCTTCAGTCCTGCtgaaggcagggctggcttAGGCTGGTCCCAGGCGCTTATTGACCCATAATTTAATTTAGTGATGTTTCTTCTGACAGCTGTCCCTTGCAAATGATAACTGTCCTCATCCCCCCTGAGAACAGCAGGAGTTGGTAGCTGAGTGTGGCCTTTCTTGGCCCTGTCAGGCCATtccaaatgaaagaaaatcccTTGCTTATGAAAGAAAACACTACAGAAGTGACCTTTGCTTCATTATTAGAACTTTATTTATCCGTTAATTTTAATCACTGGAATTATTGAAGGATTTTGAATGGTTTTGTAATTCTATGGACAAAAAAGCTAGACAAAAAATGGATGATAACACTCTCAAGTGAGCCATTAAAGATTTAATGAGTCATTTATTCACTAAGAGTCAGACCTGTACTTTGATGGTAAGATCCAGTTTTGGGGAGTGATTATCTTCAGACACATCAAAGGGTTTGAATTGCTGAGGAGAGTGTAAAGCCCAACAGAGCCTCTGCCATGGAGTGAGCAGAGGACTCGGCTTTCTTACAGCAGAAGAGCTCGCTCCTGTCCAGTTACAGACACATTTTTCTTTAGAGTGTTTATCCAGTCTTAAATGGCTCTTCTACAAAACCGATGACGGTATTAGAACCCTTGTTGGTTTGTCTCCAATTTATTCCTATCAGCTGTTGCAAGGAAATCAGACAGTGTTGTTGTGAAGTAGAAAAGGGATGCTGCATTCCCCAGCCCactctgaaaaatcctcttcaGTAGAACAAAGGCCATATCAATGTTGtgtgggggaggaggggaggggctggggggaaatCACTGGTGTCTAAGAGCAAAACCAAGAGGGccttgaagggaaaaaacagatttGCAAACTAGCATGAGAAAAGACACACAAAACTGTAGTTCATGTGGGGCAATATTAGCAGAAACTTTAAGCTCCCTGAGGTGCAATATGAGCAAATACAGCGATGGGTATTACAGACCTGCTCTTAAAATCACACTTGCCTGGTcactgtgtgtgacagtgacCTAACACTGCTTTCTATAAGAGCTGACCTGGAGCACTGTAATGCAGCACTGCAATGCAGCACTGCatggggttttcttttccttttaaatcctATAGACAATGATAAAATTTGTCAGCAAGGCGGCAGAAGCAAGGGCAATTCTAGATTAAATTTGGTACAAGAGGAGACAACCTATTTTTACTGAATCTGAGCCTACTGCATCTGACACCCTTTAGATGCAGGTGCAGAAATGCTAAATTGATGTTATTTGTATTATACTGCAGCAATCTGATCCCTGTTATGTATCTTGTCTTCTTCACATGAGACTAAGATAAATGCCCAGGGCAGATGGAGGAGATGATCAGCTGGGCTAATACATGGATCAACACATCATGCCTTTCCAAGGTGGTTACAGATACCACTGAGTATCTGCACTGGAACAAGATGTTGACTTAGTTCCCTTCTATACAGTAATGGACCTAAagtccaagctgctgctttcagcactAGCTGTAAATGGAAAAGGAGCCTCTGGGATTCAAAGCTTAGCCCTTGATGAGGAGGCTTGCAGAGCAGAAATGCACTCTTCCACCAGGACAGCAGCCTCTTTGGCCGTGCCCCTGTGCACTGAAAAGCCACCTGCCCCATGCCCATAGTTGTGGACCACTGGGAGCTTAATTCCTCCTTGGCTCAAAACCTCTCTCTGCACTCTCACAGACTGCCTGGATGGCCTCAGGCCCACCTTCACCTCGATATCCTGAGCTCCCTGCAGTGAGGGCTCAAGGGAGCAGCATCTGTCAAAGATGTCTCTAGTAGTGCCAGCATCAGGAGAGAGACTCCagctccccttttccctggttcCCCCCAGGGTCACCCTGTGTATTCCTGGATAGATGTAAGTTAAGCCATCTCCATCCCGGATGAACTGTGTCACCCAAGGAGCGTGAACCTTGAGTACTTGTCCCCTGACAGGGAAGAGCTGCTCGTCCCCCACCAGCTGGTGGGCTCCCATGCCTGTGCAGTTGACAACGATGTCATATTCTctgtgcagctcccacaggTCTGCCACTTTCCTGGTGTACATCTGGGTGCCAGTTGCTTTCAACCTGCAAAAAGACTCCAGAAGTGAGGCAGAAAAGAAACCCACATGTAATTAAGCAAATGAGATAGATTGCCTTTGCCTTTTACATACTgatcaaaaccaaacaatagATAggacaaaaagcaaagaaaatgccaTGGAGGTTCTGTTTGTGATTTATCTGATTTGCTCAGAGGTATCTATCCTGGTGGGGCTGGAAAAAGTACAGCAAGTTGAGCAATTTTAGAGAAGCGTCTGGCATCAGACCCTAGGCAAACAGTCAGGTCTTTGTGGTCTGATTCATTTCTATAGCAGTATCAAGATTTAACAGCCCAAGCAAGCTGGGAAACAACAGATTTATTTACCAACTTGCTCATGCTAGTGGCAGAGCTATTGTCCTACACTCCTTTCAATGTGCCTGTTATGTGCTGCCACACTCATTCCCAACTCACCTCCTGAGCTACATAGCCATCTAATGCCATGTGCCAAGCCCTAATATCCACACGAAGGCTGGGCAGACGTGGCACAGGACCCCCAGGGTGGCCAGAAccttctggagcagcagccagcagtcACTCAGGACAGCTCAGAGCACTATACATACACGTCTGCTCTTCAGTGAAAGTCACCTCTTCTTGAAATTCATTTTTGAACTCAATTTCATGCCAAATCCTCCCCTGAACTTGCCTGAATTTTGAAGCCCTTCCCTGTGGAAAATCACTGGTATGAATTGGAGTCCCTGCATGCTGTCAGCTGGATCCCATTGCAGGGGGTTTTTGCTGGGGGTTTTAGCATAAGCATGTCAGGAGACAGGTCTGTGATGCACTAAGTGGAAAATCCCATCCTCTGCAACATTCTAGCAGCTGGCAAAGTCATCAACTCTACTATGAAGGCAGTGGTTTCCCACAAAGCAGTGAGTGAGCCAAGAATCCAGGGCATAGTTGATGCTCTGGGGCCTGATGGAGCAGGACACTGAAGCTGTCTATGAAGAACAGGGGAGCTCtcatgcagcagctgtggctgggcaACTTGCAGGAAGAGCTCCTTAGAGTTGTAACTGGGACTCTGTCACCACATCATAAAAAATACACCAATGAAAAAACCTCCTGAAAACTCCTGAGTTCGGGCAAgtaagcaggaaaaaattcctgaagTCTATTTTTGGCCAAGCAAGGTGGGCACAACAAAAATTTTCCTTGTGGATTGCCAGGAGAATGGTCTATAAATACTGCTCAGGTCATTAGGGGTTTGAGAATTAGTTACATGTTTAATATTCTCTCACTTCTCATCAccagggagaagagaaaaaaaaggagcttgATCATCTCATTAGATTACATCCTTTGAGAAATAAGAAGACTACAGCAGGAATAAGAGGGAGCAGAAATCACATGGCAGATACTAAATGGGTTGTACAACTTagctgtcctgcagcagaaaTTTGCTTCAGTTAGGCAATGAAACATGACAGATCATGTGTACCGAGTAGATGGCACAGACCtcacatggcactggtgccacaggAGAACTCCCGGCCCGCTTGGCTGCTACAACAAGAAATGCTTTTTCACATTTTGCAGTGTGATGAAAGGCATCCAAGTAACCAGCTGAGCTGGCAATTTGTACCTTGGTGTCAGTACACATCTCTTTACTTAACCCCAAATCAGCTTGCAGCCTGTCTCTTTCTCTCAAGCGGATACAGCCATTTGCTCAATTTAG
Above is a genomic segment from Zonotrichia leucophrys gambelii isolate GWCS_2022_RI chromosome 3, RI_Zleu_2.0, whole genome shotgun sequence containing:
- the DDO gene encoding D-aspartate oxidase yields the protein MASPKVAVVGAGVIGLSTALCITETCPSCSVTVLSDQFSPNTTSDVAAGMLIPHIYPDTPIHRQKQWFQETFTYLFAISNSAEASEAGIHLVSGWQIFKSPPKEELPFWSDIVLGFRPMSEAELQKFPQHRFGQAFTTLKCDCPPYLLWLEKRLKATGTQMYTRKVADLWELHREYDIVVNCTGMGAHQLVGDEQLFPVRGQVLKVHAPWVTQFIRDGDGLTYIYPGIHRVTLGGTREKGSWSLSPDAGTTRDIFDRCCSLEPSLQGAQDIEVKVGLRPSRQSVRVQREVLSQGGIKLPVVHNYGHGAGGFSVHRGTAKEAAVLVEECISALQASSSRAKL